GGCCAGCAAGGAGTAAAACGCCCGCCAGTCGATATCCGTATAAAGCAGCGTCGGCGCAAGCTGGGAAAGCTGCGGATAAACCCCGCTCGCCATCGATTCACTGCCGACAAAGGCGAGGATCATGTCCGGCTGCAACGCGACGATGGTCTCAAGGCTCGGTTCGGTGACAAAGCCGATGCTGGTCACATCGGCCGCTTCGGCACGGGATTTCAGCCCGTCATCGCTCATCCGGTCCAGCGGCGCACCGATGATCGGCAGGCCGACATCCATACCGATACCAAGGCCAAAGCTGGCATCCAGCACCACCACACGCTGAGGCGCCGATGGCACGCAGAGCGGGCCGGCATAGACGCCCTCATCCTCCAGCAAGCGCCCGTCGCAGGCGAGAGCCGGCATCGCGCCTGCCAACAGAGTTGCGGCCCCGATCAACAGCCATCTGCACATGTTCTTTCCCAATCCTGCTGACCTCTATCAGTGCGGCGCGTCTTGCAAATACCGCGCGAGACGTGGCAAGAAATAACCAAGTATTCAAGTAAGGAATAGCCCTCATGGCGACCGATCAGCAAGAAAGCTTGCACAAATTGACGCGGCATTCCGCGACCGTGGCCATGCCCTTGGAGAATTTGCTGAGCGCGCTTCGTCCGGCTGCGGAAGTGATGGGACTGCCGCTGGCGCAGAAGAAGGATCGCGCCGAGATCGCACTGGAAGACGCGACGCTGACCGTGGCGGCGGCGCGTGACACAAGTCTGGTTACAATCGCGGCGACTTCAGATGCGCGGCTGGCCACCCTGCGAGAAACGGTCAATTTCTATTTCGAGCAGCTTAAACTGCCCGTATCTCTGCAATGGGCTGCGGACAGAACCGGCGGGCGTCCGGCGAACCTCATGATAGGGACCATCATCGCCAATGATCGCCTGTCGCCCTCGTTCCAGCGGTTGCGGATCAGCGGTGATTTCAGCCGGTTCGCCTCGGAGGGTCTGCATTTTCGCCTGATTTTCGGCCCAGAGGGCGCGGACTGGCCTTCGGCGGATGCAACCGGTGCCACCCATTGGCCGGGCGGGATCGATAGCTGGCACCGTCCGCCCTATACGGTGCGCGCCATTGATCCGGACTGTGGCTGGATCGACATCGACGTGTTTCTGCATGATGGCGGTCGGGTCACTGAATGGCTGACCCGTGCCGCAATCGGCGATATCGTGGCTATAACAGGCCCGGGCGGCAAGGTTCCGGGCGTTGCGGGCTGGATTGGATATATCGGCGACGAAACCGCCTTGCCGGTCATTGCACGCATGCTGGAAGGGCTGCCCGCCGACACCACCGGACAAGCGCTGATCTTTGTGCAGGATCCGAAAGATGCTCAGGATATCAGACATCCCGAGGGTGTGGACCTTCGCTGGATGGTTCATGGTGAGCATGGCACACCTCTGGACGCGCTGAACATGCTGAACCCGCCAGAGGTGGACCGCTTTGTCTTCTTCGCCGCAGAACGCGCGGCATCCATCGCCGCCAGGGAATATTTGTCGCGAAACGGGTTTGAGCGAGGCGAGTACCACGCTGCGGCCTATTGGACCGAAGCCTGGGTCCCGCCATCAACACAGGTGGCGAGACTGCAAAGACGAACGGCGCAAGTTCCATAACCGTAGGGCAGGGCGGTCGGCATCCATCTGAAAAAAATGGTGTTTCGGCGGTGCCGGGTGAAGACATCGCCGCGAGTGAAACATTTCGGCAACATGGATGTCTGCGTCAAAATTGCGCAATTGATTTACCAAAGTAATTTTGTCAGGTATCCGCCGATAAAAAAGTGACAGGTTACCATGATGCTCAAATCTCATTCTCTTCCGCTTTATGGCGCAAGCATGGTGGCCCTGCTGGCCGCTTCGGCGGGCGCTCAGGATATGCAGGATGTCATTGTCCTTGATACAATCACGCTGACGGCAACGACCGGCGTTTCGGTACAGCCCGAAGGCTACGTTGCCCCTTATGCACAGGCGGCGACCAAGTCCGACACACCGATTGCCGAGATGCAACAATCCGTTTCCGTCATCACGACCGATCAGATCGAAGATCAGGGGGCGCAGAATCTGGGTCAGGCATTGGGCTACACCGCTGGCGTTCATGCCCAGCCCTTCGGTATCGACCCCCGCTTTGACACGCCCTATATCCGGGGCTTCCGGGCTGACAACGCGCAATATGTGAACGGTTTGCGTCAGGGCCGCTACTTCGGCGCGATCGGTCAGGAACTCTACGGGATGCAGCAGATCGAAGTTCTGCGCGGACCGTCATCGTCGCTCTATGGTGCCGGGTCTCCGCTTGGCGTGGTGAACATGGTGCAGAAACGCGCCCAGGCTTATGATTTTGCCGAGGCCGGTATCGGCTATGACAGCAATCAGAGCAGTCAGGTGTTTTTCGACGTGAACCGGGCGCCGTCCGACGTGCTGTCCTGGCGACTGACGGGCATCGGACGTGACGACAGCACGCAGATCGAGGATCTGACGAACGAACGCGGCTACCTCGCCGGTGCGCTTCGCTGGTCGCCCGATGGCGCGACGACCATCGACCTGATGGCAAACTACTCCAAGGATGCGCCCAGCTCGCCGACCGGTGTGCCGTTTGCCCTGACGCAGACCGCCGACGGTGACGATCTGCGCGATCTCTACACCGGGCAAAAGGACTGGGATGACAGCGACCGGACATCGGCAAGCGTCAGCCTGGAACTCAGCCACGAGATGGATAACGGCTGGAAGCTGAGCCAGGGCTTCCGCTACGAGAAACTCGACTGGGACTATCGCAGCACCTATGCCAGCGCGGTCACCGGCGCCGATACGTTCAGCCGCGGTTCCAGTCGGCAGAGCGAGGACAGCGAAACGATCAGCGTGGACACCCGCCTGTCGGGCGAGGCCATGACGGGGCAGGCCGTTCACAAGCTGCTGTTCGGTCTCGATATCCGTCACTACGATGCCTTTGAGAGCAGCCAGTTTGGCACTGCGGCCGAATTGAACTGGCGCAATCCGGATTATCACGCCGGTGCCCGCAGCTTCTTCGGAACGCCAAACGCCGGCAGTTCGCTGCTGCGTCAGGCTGGCGTCTATGCGCAGGATGAAATCGAATATGGCAACTGGCGCGGCTCGCTGGGCCTGCGTTACGATTGGGTCGAGCAGACCGGCGAACGCTATGGCCGCGTGTCCGAATACAAGGACAATCAGGTCACAGGCCGGGTCGGTCTGGCCTATGCCATGGCAAATGGTGTCACGCCTTATCTCAGCTATTCCACATCCTTCGATCCGCAGGCCGGGCAGAATATCGACGGCGATGCCCTGCTGCCGACCGAGGGCGAACAGTGGGAGCTTGGCGTCAAATATCAGCCCACGGCTTTCGACGGGCTGATCACGGCCTCGCTTTACGATATGCGTCAGACCAATGTTAACCGGACCGTCGAGGAAGGCGGGATCCGTGGCACCCGCCAGATCGGCGAGGTCAAATCGCGCGGCTTTGAGATCGAGGCGACAGCCGAAATCGCGGATGGCTGGAAGCTGCGGGGCGGCTATTCCTATAATGAGACCGAACAGGTCGCGCCCTCCGATGATCCCTTGAACGGCAATGAACTGGCAGATGCGCCGAACCATATCGCCAGCATCTGGCTCGACCGCGACTTTGCGAATGGCCTGCGGGTCGGGGGCGGTATCCGGTATATCGGTGAGCGCTTCATCGATGCCGCAAATTCGGCTGAGCTGGACAGCGTGACCCTGGTCGATCTTGGGGCAAGCTACACCCGCGACAATATCGAGATGTCGCTGAATGCCACGAACCTCACCGATGAGGTTTATGTGGGCGCATGTGGTTACTCATATTGCTCTTATGGCGAAGGGCGGACAGTGTCGGCCAAAGTCGCTTATAAGTGGTGAGATTGCAGGCCCCAGCCTGTCGGCTCAACCGCCGCCATTTTCTGACTTCCGCCAGCATCACGCTGGCGGCGGGCTTGCCTTTGCGTGCCGCCAGACCTGCGCCACGGCTCGCCGCCATCGACTGGGCGATGCTGGAAACCGCAGTTGCCTTGGGGCATATGCCGGTCGCTGCCTGCGAACTGATCCGCTTTCGACAGGACGCGGTCGAGCCGGTAATCCCCGAAAACGTCACCGATCTGGGTCTGCGCGGAGCGCCGAATTTCGAATTGCTGCAACTGACGCGGCCCGACCTGATCCTGACCTCGCCCTACTACACGCAGTATCAGACGCGGCTGGAGCGACTGGCCCCGGTAGTGAACCTGCCCTTTTTCGAGCCCGGCCAGCCGCCCTTGCCCAAAGCCTTCGCGGCGCTGGATGGGCTGGCTGCGGCCATTGACGATCTGCCCGCAGCGCGCCGTGCCTCAGACGATGCGAATGCCGCGCTGGACGCCATCGCGCGCGAGCTGACCCCGTGGCAGGACCGCCCCGTCTGTCTGGTCAATATCGGCGATGCGCGGCATATGCGGGTCTTCGGGTTCGACAGCCTGTTCGGCAGCACGCTTGATCGGCTGGGGCTGGCGAATGCGTGGCAGGGCGGGACAAGTTTCAGCTTCATGGCCCCGGTCCCGATCCAGCGGCTTGCCGAGATGCCCGAGGCGCGGCTGATCAACATCGGCACGATCCCGCCCGAGGCGCAGCGCGGCCTTCGCCGCAGCGTGCTGTGGCAGGCCTTGCCGCAGGTGGCCGAAGGGCGCGTCCATCAACTGCCCGACATCAATGCCTTCGGGGCCGTGCCCTCGGCGCTGCGTTTCGCGCGGCTGCTGGCGGGGGCGATGGCCTCCGGCCCGGTGGCGGCGCTGTGATCGGGGGGCTGCGTCTTTGGCTGCCGCTGGCCGCACTGATGGCGGTGGCGCTGTGGCTGGTCGCGGCCCTGTCGCTGCTGCCACTGGCCCAATGGCCCGCGCTGCCGATGCGGCCCGATGCGATGAGCCTGCAGCAGATCATGCTGGGCTTTGGCCTGATGCCGCGTGGGGTGATCGCGGCCTTGGCGGGGGCCGCGCTTGGCCTGTCGGGCGCGATCCTGCAGGCGGTGCTGCGCAATCCGGTCGCCGATCCGACGACGCTGGGGATCTCATCCGGTGCGCAACTGGCGCTGGTTCTGGCGACGATCCTTGCGCCGGGGCTGCTGGAATTTGGCCGCTGGCCGGTCGCGATGGCAGGCGCCGGGCTGGCCGCCGCGCTGGTGCTGGCCATCGGCGCGCGGCGGGCATTTGCGCCGGTGACGATGGTGATCGCCGGGATGCTGGTCGCGATGACCGCCAGCGCCATCGCCACCGCCGTCACGCTGGCTCAGGGGCAATATCTGCTGTCGCTGGTGATCTGGAACGGCGGCTCTCTGGTCCAGCAGGACTGGTCGGGCGTCCGCGTGCTGGCGCTGGTGCTGGTGATCGGAGGTGCCGGGGCGGCGGTCCTCGCCCGGCCTCTGCGGGTGCTCTCGCTGGGGGCCGAGGGCGCGTCTGGGCTTGGCATGAACGTGGCGCTGGTGCGGCTGGCGGCGGTCGCGCTGGCGGTCTGGATCGCGGCCAGCGTTTCAGCAGAACTGGGGCTGATCGCCTTTGTCGGTCTTGCCGCGCCCGCGCTTGCCCGGACCATGGGCGCGCGCGGGATCGGGCCTTTGCTGGCGCTGTCGCCGCTGATCGGGGCGCTGATCCTGTCGATCTGCGACGGGCTGGTCCTGCTGATCGCCGGTCAGGCGGGCGAGATGTTCCCGACCGGCGCGCTGACCGGGCTGATCGGCGGCCCGCTGCTGATCTGGCTGCTGCCGCGTCTGCGCGGATCGACCCCGCCGGGAACCGAGGCCGCCGAGGGTCCCGCCCCGAGACGCGCCCATCCCCGTCGCTTGCTGATCGGGCTGGCGCTTGGGCTCGTCGTATCGGCGCTGATCCTTGTCTGGATCGGGCGCGTGCCGGATGGCTGGGCGGTGCTGGACCGTGACAGTTTCGCCGCCTTCCTGTCCATGCGCCTGCCGCGTTTGATCGCCGCCATATCTGCCGGGGCGGCGCTTGGCCTTGCCGGGGCGATCCTGCAACGGCTGACCGCCAACCCTCTGGCCTCGCCCGAGGTGCTGGGCGTGTCGGGTGGTGCCTCGCTGGGCTTTGCCTGCGCGGTCTATGTGGTGGCCGCGCCGACCGCGCCAATGCTGGCCGCAGGCACCATGGCGGGCGGCGCGGCTGCGCTGGCGCTGGTCGCGGCCTATGTCACCCGCCGCGACATGCCGCCCGAGCGGATACTGCTGGCCGGGATCGCGGTATCGGCGCTGGCCTCGGCGGTGCTGTCGGCGATGATGGCGCGGGGCGATGCGCGGGGCTGGGCGATCCTCAGCTGGCTGAGCGGGTCGTCCTCGGCGGTGCAGATGCCGGGCGCGCTGATGCTGGCGGCGGTGGCTTTGGCGCTGTGGGGCTTTGCCCTTGCCGCGCGGCGCTGGCTGGCGGTGCTGCCGCTGGGCGCGGGCGTTTCGGGCGGACTTGGCCTGCCGCTGAGCCGCGCACGGCTGGCGCTGATCCTGTTGGCGGGACTGGCGACGGGGGCGGCGACGGTGCTGGTCGGGCCCTTGTCCTTCGTCGGTCTGATGGCCCCGCATATGGCCCGGCGTCTGGGGCTGGCCCGCGCGTCCGATCACATCACCGGCGCGGCCCTGATCGGGGCGGCGCTGATGCTGCTGGCCGATTTCGGCGCGCGCATGGCCGGTTTCCCCTATGAATTGCCGCTTGGGCTGTTCGCCTCGCTGATCGGGGCGCCCTGGCTGATCTGGCTGATGATGAGGTCTGCGCGATGACTCTGTTCTCCCTGCAAAACCTGAGCGTGGATGTTCCGGGCCGCCGCCTGCTTGACGGGATCACGCTGGATTTGCCCGCCGGTCAGGCGATTGCGCTGATCGGGCATAACGGCTCGGGCAAATCCACGCTGCTGAAGGTGCTGGCACGGCAGATCGCGGCCTCGGGCGCGGTCCGTTTCGAAGGCCGCGCGCTGGCCGACTGGCCCGCCCGCGACTATGCCCGCCGTCTGGCCTTTCTGCCCCAGACCACGCCCCCGGCCGAGGGGATGCTGGTCCGCGAACTGGTCGCGCTTGGCCGCTATCCCTGGCATGGCGCGCTTGGCCGTTTCGGGCCGGACGATCACGCGGCGGTGGATCGCGCGATGCAGGAATGCGGCGTCACCGCCTTTGCCGACCGGCTGGTCGATACCTTGTCGGGGGGCGAGCGTCAGCGGGTCTGGCTTGCGATGATGGTCGCGCAGGAGGCCGGCACCCTGCTGCTGGACGAACCGATCAGCGCGCTGGACATCGCCCATCAGGTCGAGGTTCTGGCGCTGGTCCAGCGCATGTGCCGCGATCAGGGCCGCAGCGCCATCATCGTGCTGCATGAGGTGAACATGGCCGCCCGGTTCTGCGACCATATCGTCGCGATCAAGGGCGGGGGTCTGGCCATGCAGGGCAGCCCCGCCGACCTGATGCGGCCCGAGACCCTGCACAAGATCTATGGCCTGCCGATGCAGGTTCTGACAAAACCGGACGGCACCCCCGTTGCCATCCCCGCCTGAGGCCCCATGCTGCGCGAATTCTTTTGCGATTCAGAATTGGTGAAGAAAGGTCTGCCCGGATCGACGGGATAGACGACAAGATCGTCGGGTTATTCGCTGACGGGTTAACACTGCAAGACATCCAAGGCGCATCTGCTCGAACTCTATGGGCTGAAGTTATCGTCAGACCTGTTTAGCCCTGTCAGTGCCGCGTTCCGGACGTTAAGGTTCAGACCTGCATTATGCATCTGGTGCGCCATTTTCGGACTTCTACTTCTGGAGGGACCGCGAGGCCGTTGCCGCCGATCTGCGATGGATTTACAGCAACTAGGCCGACCCATCTGGCGATCCAAAAATTTAGAAAGGATGGCCGAAATGTCCGGGAATGGTTTGCAGCCCGCGATCAGTGCATCATAATGTTCGGCGACCGTTTCGACGCGTAAGTATCTGAAACCGCATGAACCGGGTCAGATACACAAAGTTCAGGACGCTCCCAAGAGCCTTCGACAAAACGATGCCGCAGGAACCGGACTGTCATGCTTTCGCCACGGTTAACCACCATCCTGCGAACTCGCTGGTGCCTCCGACGCATTGGCTGCTTCCCCGGCGAAGCAAAAAACGACCAAAGTTGAGATCCTATATTTCGCCTGCCTGTTCGGCTCGCCTGGCAATCAGCCGAATGCCCTCTTCGATCCTGTCCTCCCGGATCGAACCGTAGCCCAGACGGAAGAATGGACAGGGCAGGGGCGGCTCCTCGAAGAACACGGCGCCGGGCTCTATCAGCACGCTGTCCTTGCGCAGAACCCGTGCCAACGCGGCGCTGTCCGTGCCGTTCTGACCCCGGACCCATATGCTTGAGCCGCCATCGACAGGCGCGCCGGCGATCTGTAATGTCGTTTCGTGTAACGCCCGCTCCAGCACCCGGCGGCGTTGCTTCAGGGTTTCGCGCAACCGCACCAGATGGGCGTCGTAATGTCCCAAGGCGAGGAAATAAGCCGTGATCCGTTGCAGGTGGCTGGGGGCGTGGCGCAGCATTATCCGACGCAGCATCCGTGCCTGTTCGATCAGCGCGGTCGGCGCGACCATGTATCCGATCCGCAACCCCGGAAACAGAGATTTGGAGAAGCTGCCCAGATAGATGACGCGATCATCTGGGTCCATTGATTTCAGCGCCGGGGCGGGCGGCGACAGGTGAGACATGCCGAAATCGTAATCGTCCTCGATTATCAGGAAATCCTGCGCCGAGGCGCGGGCGATGAGATCACGCCGCCGCGCCGTCGGCATCGAAGCGCCGGTCGGGATGTGGTGGCTGGGCGTAACGATCACCAACCGCGTCTTGTCGGGCAAGGCTGCCGGGTCCAGTCCCATGTCATCGACCGGCAGAAAGGTGGTCGGGCTACGAGCGCGGCGCAGTGTCTCGGCGAAATCGGGATAACCCGGTTCCTCGGCAACGGCCAGCCGGTCCACGCGCGACAGCAATTCAACCGCCAGATACAACGCATTTTGTGCACCCAGCGTGACCAGAACCTCGTCCGGGCCAGCCCGAATACCGCGTCGGGGCAGTGTGTTGGAACAGATGTAGTCGATCAACAGCGGATCGTCGGCACCAAACCGGTCGGCAGCGAGATCGGCGAAATCCCGGGTGCCAAGCGCCCTTCTCGCGCAATCGCGCCAGGCGTTATGGTCAAACAGGGCGGGGTCGGCCTGACCGTAAATGAACGGATAGCGAAAGTCGCGCCAGTCTGCCGGCTTGCGGATCACCCTCCTCGGCATCTGGTGATCGGCCAGCCAGTCCTGCCAGTCGGGC
The genomic region above belongs to Paracoccus sp. SCSIO 75233 and contains:
- the fhuB gene encoding Fe(3+)-hydroxamate ABC transporter permease FhuB, which gives rise to MIGGLRLWLPLAALMAVALWLVAALSLLPLAQWPALPMRPDAMSLQQIMLGFGLMPRGVIAALAGAALGLSGAILQAVLRNPVADPTTLGISSGAQLALVLATILAPGLLEFGRWPVAMAGAGLAAALVLAIGARRAFAPVTMVIAGMLVAMTASAIATAVTLAQGQYLLSLVIWNGGSLVQQDWSGVRVLALVLVIGGAGAAVLARPLRVLSLGAEGASGLGMNVALVRLAAVALAVWIAASVSAELGLIAFVGLAAPALARTMGARGIGPLLALSPLIGALILSICDGLVLLIAGQAGEMFPTGALTGLIGGPLLIWLLPRLRGSTPPGTEAAEGPAPRRAHPRRLLIGLALGLVVSALILVWIGRVPDGWAVLDRDSFAAFLSMRLPRLIAAISAGAALGLAGAILQRLTANPLASPEVLGVSGGASLGFACAVYVVAAPTAPMLAAGTMAGGAAALALVAAYVTRRDMPPERILLAGIAVSALASAVLSAMMARGDARGWAILSWLSGSSSAVQMPGALMLAAVALALWGFALAARRWLAVLPLGAGVSGGLGLPLSRARLALILLAGLATGAATVLVGPLSFVGLMAPHMARRLGLARASDHITGAALIGAALMLLADFGARMAGFPYELPLGLFASLIGAPWLIWLMMRSAR
- a CDS encoding ABC transporter substrate-binding protein — protein: MPLRAARPAPRLAAIDWAMLETAVALGHMPVAACELIRFRQDAVEPVIPENVTDLGLRGAPNFELLQLTRPDLILTSPYYTQYQTRLERLAPVVNLPFFEPGQPPLPKAFAALDGLAAAIDDLPAARRASDDANAALDAIARELTPWQDRPVCLVNIGDARHMRVFGFDSLFGSTLDRLGLANAWQGGTSFSFMAPVPIQRLAEMPEARLINIGTIPPEAQRGLRRSVLWQALPQVAEGRVHQLPDINAFGAVPSALRFARLLAGAMASGPVAAL
- a CDS encoding siderophore-interacting protein, coding for MATDQQESLHKLTRHSATVAMPLENLLSALRPAAEVMGLPLAQKKDRAEIALEDATLTVAAARDTSLVTIAATSDARLATLRETVNFYFEQLKLPVSLQWAADRTGGRPANLMIGTIIANDRLSPSFQRLRISGDFSRFASEGLHFRLIFGPEGADWPSADATGATHWPGGIDSWHRPPYTVRAIDPDCGWIDIDVFLHDGGRVTEWLTRAAIGDIVAITGPGGKVPGVAGWIGYIGDETALPVIARMLEGLPADTTGQALIFVQDPKDAQDIRHPEGVDLRWMVHGEHGTPLDALNMLNPPEVDRFVFFAAERAASIAAREYLSRNGFERGEYHAAAYWTEAWVPPSTQVARLQRRTAQVP
- a CDS encoding PLP-dependent aminotransferase family protein, with amino-acid sequence MRSRIPAEAIFLREAEAPTLQGRLAAAVVRAILESQARPGTLLPSSRKLARELGLSRMTVTLVYQDLISQGYLSAAPRSGVSVAETVPHRRLRASRPAAQSGKPPDWQDWLADHQMPRRVIRKPADWRDFRYPFIYGQADPALFDHNAWRDCARRALGTRDFADLAADRFGADDPLLIDYICSNTLPRRGIRAGPDEVLVTLGAQNALYLAVELLSRVDRLAVAEEPGYPDFAETLRRARSPTTFLPVDDMGLDPAALPDKTRLVIVTPSHHIPTGASMPTARRRDLIARASAQDFLIIEDDYDFGMSHLSPPAPALKSMDPDDRVIYLGSFSKSLFPGLRIGYMVAPTALIEQARMLRRIMLRHAPSHLQRITAYFLALGHYDAHLVRLRETLKQRRRVLERALHETTLQIAGAPVDGGSSIWVRGQNGTDSAALARVLRKDSVLIEPGAVFFEEPPLPCPFFRLGYGSIREDRIEEGIRLIARRAEQAGEI
- a CDS encoding ABC transporter ATP-binding protein is translated as MTLFSLQNLSVDVPGRRLLDGITLDLPAGQAIALIGHNGSGKSTLLKVLARQIAASGAVRFEGRALADWPARDYARRLAFLPQTTPPAEGMLVRELVALGRYPWHGALGRFGPDDHAAVDRAMQECGVTAFADRLVDTLSGGERQRVWLAMMVAQEAGTLLLDEPISALDIAHQVEVLALVQRMCRDQGRSAIIVLHEVNMAARFCDHIVAIKGGGLAMQGSPADLMRPETLHKIYGLPMQVLTKPDGTPVAIPA
- a CDS encoding TonB-dependent siderophore receptor, with the translated sequence MMLKSHSLPLYGASMVALLAASAGAQDMQDVIVLDTITLTATTGVSVQPEGYVAPYAQAATKSDTPIAEMQQSVSVITTDQIEDQGAQNLGQALGYTAGVHAQPFGIDPRFDTPYIRGFRADNAQYVNGLRQGRYFGAIGQELYGMQQIEVLRGPSSSLYGAGSPLGVVNMVQKRAQAYDFAEAGIGYDSNQSSQVFFDVNRAPSDVLSWRLTGIGRDDSTQIEDLTNERGYLAGALRWSPDGATTIDLMANYSKDAPSSPTGVPFALTQTADGDDLRDLYTGQKDWDDSDRTSASVSLELSHEMDNGWKLSQGFRYEKLDWDYRSTYASAVTGADTFSRGSSRQSEDSETISVDTRLSGEAMTGQAVHKLLFGLDIRHYDAFESSQFGTAAELNWRNPDYHAGARSFFGTPNAGSSLLRQAGVYAQDEIEYGNWRGSLGLRYDWVEQTGERYGRVSEYKDNQVTGRVGLAYAMANGVTPYLSYSTSFDPQAGQNIDGDALLPTEGEQWELGVKYQPTAFDGLITASLYDMRQTNVNRTVEEGGIRGTRQIGEVKSRGFEIEATAEIADGWKLRGGYSYNETEQVAPSDDPLNGNELADAPNHIASIWLDRDFANGLRVGGGIRYIGERFIDAANSAELDSVTLVDLGASYTRDNIEMSLNATNLTDEVYVGACGYSYCSYGEGRTVSAKVAYKW